A section of the Brachyhypopomus gauderio isolate BG-103 chromosome 13, BGAUD_0.2, whole genome shotgun sequence genome encodes:
- the tp53inp1 gene encoding tumor protein p53-inducible nuclear protein 1 yields the protein MFQRFTSILFGDSMDEASRTPVEVGFSENEDGEQWILVDYLAEACSGDCGDGLLDVCPEDVAVPDCPLRCSSCSSLESVPDTDPEDGGFLRLDRACDLEESWFITPPPCFTAGGRAPVLETSPLENLLIEHPSMSVYAVYSSSGPKDRPREPTILRAEVQRGPEHATGCCAAALAASRAGLLEQAKSGRLARKVRDGAERQQLSRNALRRLNLLRARSSRQAKAAIAYVHQPGQRQYNY from the exons ATGTTCCAGAGGTTCACCAGCATCCTGTTTGGAGACTCCATGGATGAGGCCAGCCGAACCCCTGTGGAGGTGGGCTTCAGTGAAAATGAAGACGGTGAACAATGGATCCTTGTCGATTACCTTG CGGAGGCCTGCTCTGGAGACTGTGGAGATGGGCTGTTGGACGTGTGTCCGGAGGACGTGGCTGTCCCTGACTGCCCCCTGCGGTGTTCCTCCTGTTCGTCCCTCGAGTCGGTGCCAGACACGGACCCTGAGGATGGGGGATTTCTGCGGCTGGATAGGGCATGTGATCTGGAGGAGAGTTGGTtcatcacacccccaccctgcttCACGGCTGGGGGGAGGGCTCCAGTGCTGGAGACCAGTCCCCTGGAGAACCTGCTGATCGAACACCCCAGCATGTCTGTCTATGCCGTGTACAGCTCCAGTGGCCCCAAGGACCGTCCTCGCGAACCCACTATCCTCAG GGCTGAAGTTCAGCGCGGGCCGGAACATGCTACTGGCTGCTGTGCAGCCGCGCTCGCCGCCAGCCGTGCGGGGCTCCTGGAGCAGGCCAAGAGCGGCCGCCTAGCCCGGAAGGTCCGGGACGGCGCGGAGCGTCAGCAGCTGTCCCGCAACGCCCTCCGCCGCCTTAACCTGCTCCGTGCCAGGAGCTCCAGGCAGGCCAAGGCTGCCATAGCGTATGTCCACCAGCCCGGACAGAGGCAGTACAACTACTGA